The segment CCTCTCCATTTTCTATCTCTCCCTTTCTCAAACTCTAACTTGGATGAGAGACATGTATCATGATAAAAAAGATAATGACTGAGATTTAATTAACCAAAGCAATGTTCCAACCATTGTTAAGATAGCaaatactccctccatttcaatcGGTTTATTGATCCGTTTGAAAGAGGATATcgctttctttttctctttcattttaacttttcacatgGTATGTTAAAACTACAAGATTACAAAACGATTTGGTATATTCTACATGTCTTTTTTCACGTGGTATGTTAAAACCACAAGATTACAAAATGATTTGGTATATTCTACGTGTCTTTAGTTAAAAAGgacaagattcaaaaaaaaattcatactctCTTAAACTCTATGTCAAATCAAAACTAGATAAATGAAGAAAGTATTTActtcaatttttgaatttctcTAAATTCTTACATCCAGTTGTTAGTTCTGTAATTTTGTTTGTAATTTTGAGTTAATCTTTACTTGGTTGAGTTCCCATTTTCtacaatttgattaatttttgcTTTAATAACTGACAAGTCAATGTGTAATCAATGGccattaaaatattgatattagacCAAAAACAATATTAAGGTATGACCAAATTTGAGCGCGATATAATGTTTGTATTACGTTACAAATGGAATCAGAATTTAAagcttataaatatttaatttaatatttttcaagttattgaattcaatgaatttttattaaaaatataagatttgAACTAAAATTATTTGGTTCAATCAAATCCACACGTCCGAACACTTACAAGAAcgagaaatattttaaagtaagaCCGAAAACTGATTACCGGGAAAATTTGCTACTTACGGAAAAATGTGGCAGATTTTTGGACTATATCTGAAAATTATGGCTGTTTCTGAAATTCAGCATTGTTCTTCTTACTCAACCAATTTGCAGCTGAAATTCGCCCAAACAAACACCGAATCCTCCACCAAATTATCCCAAATCTGAGATATGAGCTCTCCACGACATTTCTAATCTATTGCAATAATATTAAGTCCAAACGAATCTTGTTTGCGTCAAAGCCATTTTTTCGAACTTGAGCTTTGATGAAGCTTCAATGGCggattgtcttcttcttcttcaaattgtTCCTTATAACCACGAAACGGACAGGAATCAGCAACGACAAATCGATCAAAACAGTACTCATTCGGAACAGATCCTTTGACTCGGGCTTTCAACTTCTTAGAGTAagttttttccttatatttcttaaatggcAACAACTGATACATGAAACTTTCAGCTCCATTTCAATGGCTATCAACGAAATGGTTTGGAAACCAGCAGCAGATTCCTCAAACagattttcagatttttcaactttttctgGGTTTAATTTGACAGTAGTTATTTAGTGTTGAATTCGAAAATGAACTTGTGTAAATAGgtaatttaaattgaaatcCAATAATTTTGACTGATTAGggaaaatctattcaaattaagGATATTTATGTTGAGTTTAATAGAGAGAATATAATTAGTTTCGAtagtaattaataaacaaaaatactaaaTCAGAGGGATTTAATTACTCAATATTTTATCCTTTTCCTTTCATTTAATTGGCCCTTCCCAAAATTTATTTCCACAAAACATAGATATATGCTATTTTCACAAGTCCTAATCATGAGAGAACGTTAGGGACATTTTCTTATCAAATTATCGATAACGAGataattttgaatgaaattattaacggaaattttttttaaatttttatttcctcATAATTTAgagatattttatatgttttttcttttatctcgAATTTGTACCTATTGTCTCTTTCAAAAAAAGTTTAATCTTTtccctaaaaataataattactctctaaaaatatcaaatatggcTAGAATACTGCATGTGTGCACGTATAAATTTGATTTGTCCTATCATGAAATGAATAACATGTATATTCTCAATCAGTATATAAGTAATATCTTTTCTTAAGAAAGGTTTATTTCAAGCCTTAATTCGTTTCcaatttattaatttgcaaattactttcaattcattaaggtagttttttttttatatttcttttttaaaaaaattaaaacgcTATTAATCTAGGTTATGAAAATCTGAACAAACAAAGGTTCAACACTACATTTGCAAAGATGAAAAGGTTTAATTAGGCTTGTAGCTTTAGTAGGAGATCCATCAGCCTAAAACAATTTCAGCCATTGATTTGGTGATTAGTGGTCTAATTAAAGACCAATTCCAGATGCCTGTTATTCTTTTCCCAATATATTAAGCTGAGTGTCggcaatattaaaatttaataaaattaatcatttttgagTCATTCATCAAACTAGGGACCACAAAAAAAGATTAGTCTtttctaatcttctttttcttccttttgatTAATCCTCCAAATTACTAAACAAATGCTTTAAATGTCAGTAACTGACTCATCAACAAGTGGGAAAGTTTAGATTATATTATCCAAAAGCTAACATGGAGAAAGAGTGGAAGCAACACCCTTCAATTATTGACTTCCATTTTTCTTCCAAAAagattatatttcattaatttatcagAATTCTGTCATTTCTAGCCTTATTAAACTAATATCTatgaaaacaataaataataaagtataGTTAATAACATTGACTTCACTAACAAGGTTGTGGTGGAGCGTAAGCACTTCTTCCTTTTTAATCAGCCTTGGATTCAATTCCTTCGCATACGGAGTCATCTTTATTAGgaacactttagtcaaaaaggaaCCTCTCGAATGAAATTCAGATTTAGTACACTAGGTGGGTAAACCAACGAATTCCTTCCTAGCAGCCTGCAAGATTTGACATAGTGAGAAGAACCAGCTCTTTATACAAGCAGATTCATTTCACTTATATACTAGCCGCCTATCTTTACTATCctttataattcattttgttcCCCACTTTGCCTTGTCTTTATTATTGCAACAACCAAATGATACTTGCATTATACTATAAAGTTATTTGAATCAGTAGTGTGTACTCAACAGAAAGATCTACAATGGAGTTACTTCATCTTCTGCTCTTTTCATGGGCACTTTCTGCTCATCTCTTTTTAGCTTTAGCACAAAGATCCACTTACATTGTCCATTTGGACAAATCTTTAATGCCTAATGTCTTTACTGATCACCATCATTGGCATTCTTCCACTATTGATTCCATCAAAGCTTCTGTTCCTTCATCAGTAGACAGATTTCACTCTGCTCCAAAACTTGTTTACTCCTATGACAATGTGTTACATGGATTTAGTGCTGttttgtccaaagatgaactGGCAGCGTTGAAGAAGTTGCCAGGATTCATTTCAGCTTACAAGGATAGAACTGTGGAACCTCATACTACTCACACATCTGATTTCCTCAAGCTCAATCCTTCATCCGGGCTGTGGCCAGCTTCTGGTTTAGGCCAAGATGTGATTGTTGCTGTTCTTGATTCTGGCATCTGGCCAGAATCTGCGAGTTTtcaagatgatggcatgcctgaAATCCCCAAGAGGTGGAAAGGAATTTGCAAGCCAGGCACGCAGTTTAATGCTTCCATGTGCAACAGAAAACTTATTGGGGCTAATTACTTCAATAAGGGTATTTTGGCTAATGATCCCACTGTCAACATTACCATGAATTCTGCCAGGGATACTGATGGTCACGGCACGCATTGTGCTTCCATTACTGCTGGGAACTTTGCCAAAGGCGTTTCCCATTTTGGATATGCACCAGGAACAGCCAGAGGGGTTGCTCCACGAGCTAGGCTAGCTGTATACAAGTTTAGCTTTAATGAAGGAACCTTTACTTCAGATTTAATTGCAGCTATGGACCAAGCTGTTGCGGATGGTGTTGACATGATATCCATTTCTTATGGGTACCGTTTCATTCCCTTGTATGAAGATGCTATATCTATTGCTTCTTTTGGAGCTATGATGAAGGGAGTTCTGGTTTCAGCTTCAGCTGGAAATCGAGGTCCGGGGATTGGAAGTTTAAACAATGGATCTCCATGGATCTTGTGTGTGGCATCAGGCCACACTGACCGGACATTTGCAGGAACTTTGACTTTGGGCAATGGCTTAAAAATTAGGGGGTGGAGCTTGTTTCCTGCACGAGCCTTTGTCAGGGATTCTCCGGTGATTTACAACAAGACTCTATCTGATTGCAGTTCGGAGGAATTGCTATCACAAGTTGAAAATCCTGAAAACACCATCGTTATATGTGATGATAATGGGGATTTCTCTGATCAAATGCGTATTATCACTCGAGCAAGACTTAAAGCAGCCATCTTTATTTCTGAGGATCCAGGAGTGTTCAGATCTGCTACATTTCCCAACCCTGGAGTTGTGGTTAATAAAAAGGAAGGGAAACAAGTCATCAATTATGTGAAAAATAGCGTCACTCCCACAGCAACCATCACGTTCCAAGAGACGTATCTAGATGCAAAGCCAGCACCAGTTGTTGCTGCATCCTCAGCACGAGGCCCCTCCAGAAGTTACTTGGGAATTTCAAAGCCAGATATATTGGCACCAGGGGTGCTGATTCTTGCAGCATATCCACCAAATGTATTTGCTACAAGTATTGGGACAAACATACTATTGTCCACTGATTACATTCTTGAATCAGGTACATCCATGGCTGCACCACATGCTGCTGGAATTGCAGCAATGCTAAAAGCCGCTCATCCTGAGTGGAGTCCATCAGCTATTCGCTCTGCCATGATGACCACAGCTGATCCTTTGGACAACACTCGAAAACCTATTAAAGACTCCGACAATAATAAAGCTGCCACACCCCTAGACATGGGAGCAGGGCATGTTGATCCCAACAGAGCTCTTGATCCCGGTCTAGTATATGATGCTACTCCTCAAGATTACGTAAATCTCCTCTGCTCTCTGAATTTCACAGAGGAGCAATTCAAGACAATTGCAAGATCATCAGCCAGCCACAACTGCTCAAATCCATCAGCTGATCTCAACTACCCGTCATTCATTGCCTTGTACAGCATTGAGGGAAACTTCACTTTGTTGGAGCAGAAATTCAAGAGGACAGTTACAAATGTTGGTAAAGGTGCAGCTACATATAAAGCAAAGCTAAAAGCTCCCAAGAACTCCACAATTTCAGTGTCACCACAAATATTGGTGTTCAAGAACAAAAATGAGAAGCAAAGTTATACTTTGACAATTCGCTATATAGGCGATGAGGGTCAAAGTAGAAACGTTGGTTCGATCACTTGGGTTGAACAGAATGGTAACCACTCTGTTAGAAGTCCGATAGTAACATCTCCTATTATTGAGGTCTGGTAATAAATTCTGCTACTTTATGTATTGTATTGCATTGGGATGCATCCGGCCATCAGAAACTTGAATTGGAAATACCAAACACAAGAACAAAAGCAAAGCTAGATTGTTAACCATGTAAAACTGTATGAATTGTCTGTGTCTATGATATTATcccaaattaataaataattattagtcAGTACACTAGTAGTGcacatttctcttttttttctccaacGTTTACACTtattattacaaaataatacaaGATAGACATTGTTCATTATTATCAATGGATACAATACTATAGCTCTGAAAGTCAAAATTAATTTACGTAGCAAAGTCATTctaacttaatatttttatcatctgAAGAGAGCCTT is part of the Solanum lycopersicum chromosome 1, SLM_r2.1 genome and harbors:
- the sbt3 gene encoding subtilisin-like protease precursor (The RefSeq protein has 1 substitution compared to this genomic sequence), whose amino-acid sequence is MELLHLLLFSWALSAHLFLALAQRSTYIVHLDKSLMPNVFTDHHHWHSSTIDSIKASVPSSVDRFHSAPKLVYSYDNVLHGFSAVLSKDELAALKKLPGFISAYKDRTVEPHTTHTSDFLKLNPSSGLWPASGLGQDVIVAVLDSGIWPESASFQDDGMPEIPKRWKGICKPGTQFNASMCNRKLIGANYFNKGILANDPTVNITMNSARDTDGHGTHCASITAGNFAKGVSHFGYAPGTARGVAPRARLAVYKFSFNEGTFTSDLIAAMDQAVADGVDMISISYGYRFIPLYEDAISIASFGAMMKGVLVSASAGNRGPGIGSLNNGSPWILCVASGHTDRTFAGTLTLGNGLKIRGWSLFPARAFVRDSPVIYNKTLSDCSSEELLSQVENPENTIVICDDNGDFSDQMRIITRARLKAAIFISEDPGVFRSATFPNPGVVVNKKEGKQVINYVKNSVTPTATITFQETYLDTKPAPVVAASSARGPSRSYLGISKPDILAPGVLILAAYPPNVFATSIGTNILLSTDYILESGTSMAAPHAAGIAAMLKAAHPEWSPSAIRSAMMTTADPLDNTRKPIKDSDNNKAATPLDMGAGHVDPNRALDPGLVYDATPQDYVNLLCSLNFTEEQFKTIARSSASHNCSNPSADLNYPSFIALYSIEGNFTLLEQKFKRTVTNVGKGAATYKAKLKAPKNSTISVSPQILVFKNKNEKQSYTLTIRYIGDEGQSRNVGSITWVEQNGNHSVRSPIVTSPIIEVW